In a single window of the Nitrospira sp. genome:
- a CDS encoding SDR family oxidoreductase — MRILVTGNMGYVGPLVLRRLRESYPEAMLIGYDIGYFAHCLTGSSRLPESRADVQYFGDIRQVPEKILQGTDAIVHLCAISNDPMGATFEDVTLDINHRASIDLAVKAKRAGVKTFVFASSCSVYGFAEGGPRREEDELNPLTAYAKSKVSTEQDLASLTSDSFTATCLRFATACGMSDRLRLDLVLNDFVASALVSRRINILSDGTPWRPLIHVKDMARAIDWAVQRDRGAGGAFLTINVGSDVWNCQVKDLAMAVTQLVPDVEVSINRDAQPDKRSYRVNFDKFSKLAQGFLPVVDLQSAVQDLRDGLMSMHFADSEFRKGELIRLVTLRRLREGGHLTDQLAWKA; from the coding sequence ATGCGAATCCTGGTCACTGGGAATATGGGATATGTTGGCCCGTTGGTGTTACGTCGGTTGCGAGAGTCGTATCCCGAGGCAATGTTGATCGGATACGATATTGGGTATTTTGCTCATTGTTTGACTGGTTCATCGCGGCTCCCGGAAAGTCGAGCGGATGTGCAGTATTTCGGGGATATCCGGCAGGTGCCCGAAAAGATCCTTCAGGGGACTGACGCGATTGTGCACCTCTGCGCGATCTCAAATGATCCGATGGGGGCCACTTTTGAAGACGTGACTCTTGATATCAACCATCGAGCAAGTATCGACCTGGCTGTCAAGGCAAAGCGAGCTGGTGTCAAGACCTTCGTGTTCGCATCGAGTTGCAGTGTCTATGGTTTTGCAGAGGGCGGTCCTCGTCGAGAGGAGGATGAGCTGAATCCTCTCACCGCGTACGCAAAGTCGAAAGTCAGTACTGAGCAGGATCTAGCGTCGCTGACCTCAGACTCATTTACGGCAACCTGCCTCCGGTTTGCGACGGCATGCGGAATGAGCGATCGATTGCGGCTAGATCTTGTGTTGAATGATTTTGTGGCGAGTGCACTTGTGTCAAGGCGCATCAATATTCTCAGTGATGGGACGCCATGGCGGCCACTAATCCACGTGAAAGATATGGCGAGAGCCATCGATTGGGCGGTGCAGAGAGACCGTGGCGCTGGCGGCGCGTTTTTGACGATCAATGTGGGAAGTGATGTCTGGAATTGCCAGGTAAAGGATTTGGCGATGGCCGTCACGCAACTTGTCCCCGATGTGGAAGTTTCTATTAATAGAGATGCGCAGCCTGATAAGCGATCCTATCGGGTTAATTTCGATAAATTCTCTAAGCTGGCACAGGGATTTCTTCCTGTCGTAGATCTGCAAAGTGCTGTACAGGATCTTCGTGATGGGCTCATGTCTATGCATTTTGCCGATTCTGAGTTTCGGAAGGGCGAGTTGATACGCTTAGTCACCCTAAGGCGATTGAGAGAGGGAGGGCATTTGACGGACCAGCTTGCATGGAAAGCGTAG
- a CDS encoding polysaccharide biosynthesis/export family protein → MPTEFLLGSEDQIEINVWKNPDLSRITLIRPDGYVSMPIIGDVQAAGLTADALAAQITERLKGYIQNPSVSVNVKELNSYSVFVLGEVAKPGKYQLKSYVTVLQAISMAGGFTNYASKNRLQVVRVIESPGHKRQEIHIPLRYDDLVSGRGEPGNIVLASGDTLVVP, encoded by the coding sequence GTGCCAACAGAATTCCTTCTAGGTTCTGAAGACCAGATTGAGATCAATGTTTGGAAGAACCCTGATTTATCACGCATTACCTTGATACGGCCTGATGGCTATGTGTCCATGCCTATTATTGGAGATGTTCAGGCTGCGGGGTTGACGGCAGACGCGCTTGCGGCCCAGATCACGGAACGGTTGAAAGGGTATATCCAGAACCCTTCGGTGTCGGTAAACGTGAAGGAGCTCAATAGCTATTCTGTATTTGTGTTGGGTGAAGTCGCAAAGCCAGGCAAGTATCAATTGAAATCGTATGTGACGGTGCTTCAGGCCATTTCCATGGCTGGAGGGTTTACAAATTATGCCAGTAAGAATAGGTTGCAAGTTGTGCGGGTGATTGAAAGTCCAGGCCATAAACGGCAAGAGATCCATATCCCACTCCGTTACGATGATCTCGTAAGCGGTCGTGGTGAGCCAGGTAACATTGTGCTGGCTTCTGGTGATACACTGGTTGTGCCCTGA
- a CDS encoding outer membrane beta-barrel protein, whose product MNLLLCRRHVEQDWLFRLVIVVMLVSGVLWIKPGHAQTTVIPSAHVSGYYDTNIWSRPAALLPTGTKLDDFVTTVGGAVQLLHDTRDIDVKVQVGGAFNAYVENTGLNYFNTTAKGTIGLDRWVDQYVRGAKLRITENFRYTPQSPGFLTGVRQTIAQDDTFFSGIQAFRANTFINTTGVTGSYPISRDLALEGGYTFGIRKFGRILGGETGGVRFFNTTNNTWFGGPRYQLSRNDSIAALYRQSFVLQSRADGGRSFATNLITLAGNYERKFQEWEFDLEAGVTFVEPAGGSFPTGSLTVSTQTERDTVFRATLSRAARPSTFLVGGAVLSSVAQVGVSHRIYERLTLEGDVAYGYSQFFPDTRNTTFQNFHGTTRLAYKLTRDITADISYAFTSVKSDTPTITYEFSRHVMGFFLSAEWK is encoded by the coding sequence GTGAATCTATTGCTTTGTCGTAGACATGTCGAACAGGATTGGTTGTTCCGGCTTGTAATTGTTGTGATGCTTGTCTCCGGAGTGCTTTGGATAAAACCCGGACATGCACAAACAACCGTCATTCCTTCCGCACATGTGTCGGGCTATTACGATACCAATATATGGTCACGCCCGGCCGCTCTCTTGCCTACGGGCACGAAGCTGGATGACTTTGTGACAACCGTTGGCGGGGCGGTGCAACTGTTGCACGATACTCGGGATATCGACGTCAAGGTGCAGGTTGGAGGAGCCTTCAATGCGTATGTAGAAAACACAGGCCTCAATTACTTCAATACAACCGCGAAGGGCACCATCGGGTTGGATCGGTGGGTTGATCAGTATGTCCGGGGAGCGAAGTTGCGCATCACCGAAAACTTTCGATATACGCCGCAATCTCCTGGTTTTCTGACTGGAGTGAGGCAGACAATTGCTCAGGATGATACCTTTTTTTCGGGTATTCAGGCTTTTCGAGCCAATACATTCATCAATACCACGGGTGTGACTGGCTCCTATCCAATCTCGAGGGACCTTGCGTTGGAGGGAGGTTATACGTTTGGAATTCGAAAGTTCGGGAGAATTTTAGGAGGGGAGACTGGTGGTGTTAGGTTTTTTAATACTACAAATAACACGTGGTTCGGAGGGCCTCGGTATCAGCTTTCGAGAAACGACAGTATCGCAGCCTTGTATCGACAGAGTTTCGTGCTGCAGTCGCGTGCCGATGGCGGTCGGTCATTTGCTACGAACCTGATCACCCTGGCGGGGAACTACGAAAGAAAATTTCAGGAGTGGGAGTTCGACTTGGAGGCCGGAGTCACCTTCGTTGAGCCGGCCGGTGGGAGTTTCCCGACGGGTAGTCTGACAGTTAGCACCCAAACAGAGCGAGACACGGTGTTTCGAGCAACCCTCTCTCGAGCGGCCAGACCGTCCACATTCCTCGTGGGTGGGGCTGTCCTTAGCAGCGTTGCGCAGGTCGGGGTCAGTCACCGAATTTATGAGCGGCTCACTCTCGAGGGAGATGTTGCCTATGGTTATAGCCAGTTTTTCCCAGATACTAGGAATACGACGTTTCAGAACTTTCATGGGACGACGCGTCTCGCTTACAAATTGACCAGAGATATCACTGCAGATATTTCGTACGCCTTTACCTCTGTAAAGAGTGATACACCTACTATCACATACGAATTTTCACGCCATGTGATGGGGTTCTTTCTAAGCGCCGAGTGGAAATAG
- a CDS encoding glutamate-1-semialdehyde 2,1-aminomutase, which produces MNFDKSKALQGRAHALIPGGCHTYARGDDQYPELSPGFLIKGRGCHVWDADGNEFIEYNMGLRSVTLGYADERILGVARQHMLEGGSFTRPSPIEVECAEEMLSLIEGAEMVKFGKNGSDVTSAAIRLSRAYTGRDRVAVCADHPFFSGDDWFIGSTPLSAGVPKAVQELTLKFTYNSIESIQALFQQYPGQIACLIMEPEKETAPSNDFLRKVQELCGKNGSVFILDEMICGFRWHRGGGQRYHKIVPDLSTFGKALANGFSVSALVGKREIMKLGGLEHGHERVFLLSLTHGAESHGLAAAREVIRIYKQEPVIEMMWRAGERLERGVRQSIGEHHLQEHFKVLGKPCCQVYATLDGEKNPSQAFRTLFLQETIKRGILAPSFVVSSSHKDTDIDKTIEGIHEALQVYRKALAEGIEKYLVGRPVKPVFRRYV; this is translated from the coding sequence ATGAATTTTGATAAGTCGAAGGCATTACAAGGACGGGCTCATGCCCTCATTCCAGGGGGGTGTCACACATATGCGAGAGGTGATGACCAGTACCCTGAGCTGTCCCCAGGTTTCCTTATCAAAGGGCGCGGATGTCATGTCTGGGATGCCGACGGAAATGAGTTTATCGAATACAACATGGGGCTTCGATCGGTGACGTTGGGATACGCAGACGAGCGCATCTTAGGTGTTGCCCGCCAGCACATGTTGGAAGGCGGTAGCTTTACGAGGCCTTCGCCGATAGAAGTCGAATGTGCGGAGGAAATGCTGAGTCTTATAGAAGGGGCCGAGATGGTGAAGTTCGGGAAAAACGGCTCTGATGTGACAAGCGCTGCCATACGGCTTTCCCGGGCGTACACGGGGAGAGACCGGGTCGCTGTTTGTGCCGATCACCCTTTTTTTTCAGGGGACGATTGGTTTATTGGGTCTACCCCGCTTTCTGCCGGTGTTCCGAAGGCTGTGCAAGAACTCACGCTCAAGTTCACATATAACTCTATCGAAAGCATCCAGGCGCTTTTCCAGCAGTACCCCGGCCAAATTGCTTGTCTCATTATGGAGCCGGAAAAAGAGACCGCGCCAAGCAATGACTTTCTTCGGAAGGTGCAGGAGCTTTGTGGAAAGAATGGTTCTGTCTTTATCCTCGACGAAATGATTTGTGGGTTTCGATGGCACCGTGGCGGTGGGCAACGGTATCACAAGATTGTCCCTGACTTGTCGACATTTGGGAAAGCATTGGCTAACGGCTTCTCGGTTTCCGCACTAGTTGGAAAGAGAGAGATCATGAAGCTTGGTGGACTCGAGCACGGGCATGAGCGGGTGTTTTTGCTCTCATTGACGCATGGTGCTGAATCGCATGGTTTGGCGGCGGCCAGGGAGGTCATTCGGATCTATAAACAGGAACCCGTGATCGAAATGATGTGGCGGGCCGGTGAGAGGCTAGAAAGAGGGGTTCGGCAGTCGATCGGCGAACATCACCTGCAAGAACATTTCAAGGTGTTAGGAAAGCCATGTTGTCAGGTCTATGCGACTCTGGACGGGGAGAAGAATCCATCTCAAGCTTTTAGAACTCTTTTTCTTCAGGAAACGATCAAGAGAGGGATCCTCGCACCCTCGTTTGTTGTGAGCAGTAGTCACAAGGATACTGATATTGACAAGACGATCGAGGGAATTCATGAAGCGTTACAGGTCTACCGAAAAGCACTAGCTGAGGGGATCGAGAAGTATCTTGTTGGTCGTCCAGTAAAACCCGTGTTTCGTCGCTATGTGTAA
- a CDS encoding methyltransferase domain-containing protein yields MKPSVCRSCGAGLEHTFIDLGMSPLANSYIKPGQTNRMEPFYPLHVYVCETCLLVQLEQFSTPQDIFSDYAYFSSFSDSWLAHARTYVDMIVDRFRFDRNSRVVEIASNDGYLLKNFVARDIPVLGVEPAANVAEVARGKGINTKVAFFAEKTARDLAEDGWAADLIIGNNVLAHVPDLNDFVKGLKVLLKPTGLITMEFPHLLQLVEQNQFDTIYHEHFSYFSFIAVERVFARHGMKLFDVEELPTHGGSLRIYACHESDTSKPIEMRAKELKSREEAIGFGSLNHYLSFGPHVEATKRKLLSFLIAAKQEGKRVVGYGAPAKGNTLLNYCGIRADFIDYTVDRSPHKQGHFLPGVHIPIYEPDRVRATQPDYLLILPWNIREEVMKQMSYIREWGGQFVVPIPEVRLYP; encoded by the coding sequence ATGAAGCCATCAGTGTGTCGCTCATGCGGAGCAGGTCTTGAACACACATTCATAGATCTGGGCATGTCTCCATTGGCAAATTCTTATATCAAACCAGGGCAAACGAATCGAATGGAGCCTTTCTATCCCTTACATGTGTATGTCTGCGAGACATGCTTGCTGGTTCAGTTGGAACAGTTTTCGACCCCGCAGGATATTTTCTCAGACTATGCATACTTCTCTTCATTCTCTGATTCATGGCTGGCTCATGCTCGGACCTATGTGGACATGATTGTCGATCGATTCAGATTTGATCGCAACTCGAGAGTTGTAGAGATCGCCAGTAACGATGGATATCTTCTTAAGAACTTTGTTGCGCGTGACATCCCTGTGCTCGGGGTAGAACCTGCGGCGAATGTGGCTGAGGTTGCAAGGGGAAAGGGGATCAACACCAAGGTGGCGTTTTTTGCTGAGAAGACGGCGCGTGATCTGGCTGAGGATGGATGGGCCGCTGATTTGATTATTGGAAACAACGTGTTGGCTCATGTTCCAGATTTGAACGATTTCGTGAAGGGGTTGAAAGTTCTTCTAAAGCCGACAGGCCTTATTACCATGGAATTCCCTCACCTTCTTCAACTCGTGGAGCAGAATCAGTTTGATACGATCTATCATGAGCACTTTTCTTACTTTTCTTTCATCGCCGTTGAGAGGGTATTTGCCCGCCATGGAATGAAACTGTTTGATGTGGAGGAGTTGCCAACGCATGGGGGATCGCTGCGAATCTATGCCTGTCATGAGAGCGATACATCCAAGCCGATTGAGATGCGAGCAAAGGAACTGAAATCACGAGAAGAAGCGATAGGGTTTGGTAGTCTGAACCACTATCTTTCATTTGGTCCACACGTTGAGGCGACAAAGAGAAAACTGCTGTCTTTCCTCATTGCTGCTAAGCAAGAGGGGAAACGTGTCGTGGGCTATGGTGCTCCGGCAAAAGGCAATACGCTTCTGAACTATTGTGGTATTCGTGCGGACTTTATTGACTACACCGTTGATCGAAGCCCACATAAGCAGGGCCATTTTCTTCCCGGTGTGCATATTCCAATTTATGAGCCAGACCGGGTGCGTGCTACGCAGCCTGACTATCTCCTGATTTTGCCTTGGAATATTCGGGAGGAGGTTATGAAGCAAATGAGCTATATTCGTGAGTGGGGCGGACAATTTGTCGTTCCGATTCCTGAGGTGCGACTGTATCCATGA
- a CDS encoding phytanoyl-CoA dioxygenase family protein, whose protein sequence is MNTVYYDPPFSDERRREELYDGQLLVYSPRKSTLAFIEFAKKLIGEAFAPYDPETAQSYLSVEQYADILVKLKPNFIHHPESKALMRNIFEEMGCDLGKTYFDVPKMRSSTSDNYLTTGIAYAWHPHRDTWYSAPPCQVNWWIPIYDIQSSNAMAFHPQYWNAPVKNSSKGYNYYVWNQQNRGAHVAKFLKEDPRPLPKPTEPLALDPQVRLIVPAGGIILFSAAQMHSSVPNTSGKTRFSIDFRVVNLDDVAHKKGAPLVDEECTGTTMRDYLRATDLAHIPDELVALYDDETTREGKLLYTVEEK, encoded by the coding sequence ATGAACACAGTCTATTACGACCCTCCATTTTCGGATGAGCGACGCCGTGAGGAGCTCTATGACGGTCAACTTCTTGTGTATTCTCCGCGTAAGAGTACTCTCGCGTTTATCGAATTTGCCAAGAAATTGATTGGGGAGGCGTTCGCTCCGTATGACCCAGAGACAGCTCAGTCGTATTTATCCGTTGAGCAGTATGCCGACATTCTTGTAAAGCTGAAACCAAACTTTATCCATCATCCTGAATCCAAGGCGCTGATGCGCAATATTTTCGAAGAGATGGGCTGTGATCTAGGGAAGACATACTTTGATGTTCCGAAGATGCGAAGCTCGACCAGTGATAACTATCTCACAACCGGCATTGCGTATGCGTGGCACCCTCATCGAGACACCTGGTACTCTGCCCCACCATGCCAGGTCAATTGGTGGATTCCTATCTATGATATTCAGTCGAGCAATGCGATGGCGTTTCATCCACAGTATTGGAATGCGCCTGTGAAAAACAGTTCCAAAGGATATAACTATTACGTATGGAATCAACAAAATCGAGGGGCGCACGTCGCCAAATTCTTGAAAGAGGACCCTCGGCCTCTCCCAAAGCCAACTGAACCACTTGCGCTGGACCCGCAGGTTCGGTTGATCGTGCCAGCTGGAGGTATTATTCTATTCTCGGCAGCACAGATGCACTCCAGTGTTCCCAATACCTCCGGAAAGACCAGGTTTAGCATAGATTTTCGCGTAGTTAACCTTGATGATGTGGCACACAAAAAAGGCGCTCCTCTGGTCGATGAGGAGTGTACCGGGACCACGATGAGGGACTATTTGCGGGCGACCGATTTGGCTCACATCCCTGATGAACTCGTGGCGCTCTACGATGATGAAACGACCAGGGAAGGGAAACTTCTCTACACGGTCGAGGAGAAGTAA
- the rfbC gene encoding dTDP-4-dehydrorhamnose 3,5-epimerase encodes MIFTEAALKGAFVIDPEPVSDERGMFARVWCEKELEMYGLSSRWVQASISVNRRKGTLRGMHYQVAPNEEVKLVRCTTGAIFDVIVDLRPTSPTYGQHVGLILTADSHRSLYIPKQFAHGFLTLQDNSEVSYHMSEFYAPSCARGIRWDDPQLHIQWPEPIVIVSEKDQQWPQLNLNG; translated from the coding sequence ATGATTTTTACTGAAGCTGCTCTCAAAGGCGCATTTGTCATTGATCCTGAACCTGTATCTGATGAGCGGGGAATGTTTGCAAGGGTCTGGTGCGAAAAAGAGCTTGAGATGTACGGACTTTCATCTAGGTGGGTTCAAGCGAGTATCTCCGTAAACCGTCGCAAGGGGACTCTACGGGGGATGCACTACCAGGTTGCTCCAAATGAGGAAGTGAAGTTGGTTCGCTGTACTACAGGTGCGATTTTTGATGTCATTGTGGACTTGCGCCCGACATCACCGACTTATGGGCAGCATGTCGGCCTGATTTTGACGGCGGATAGTCATCGGTCGCTGTATATTCCAAAACAATTTGCGCATGGATTTCTCACGCTCCAAGACAATTCTGAAGTCTCCTATCACATGTCGGAGTTCTATGCACCTTCTTGCGCGCGTGGTATTCGGTGGGATGATCCCCAGTTGCATATTCAGTGGCCAGAACCCATTGTGATTGTGTCAGAAAAGGATCAGCAGTGGCCACAGCTCAACTTGAACGGGTGA
- a CDS encoding polysaccharide biosynthesis/export family protein, with translation MRHALWYVIMSVALVLTSGTAFSESGSVKPEAGKMPTDVPLLPGATGQAEKTTSQVMTDKLSNAVGTEYVIGAEDVLDITVWRNVDLSRQVQVRPDGRISMPIIRDVVAVGKTPTKLAEEMTNKLKEYVQNPVVAVTLKEVNSSNIFLLGEIAHPGKYPLKSKTTLLQGITMAGGFKETAARNQIVIFRFTETAPGMKRFTASYDDIVLRSGISDNFELKPGDTLVVPSESMVVFPGR, from the coding sequence ATGAGACATGCCTTGTGGTATGTGATTATGTCTGTGGCGTTGGTACTCACCTCGGGCACCGCATTCAGTGAATCAGGTTCGGTCAAACCTGAGGCCGGTAAAATGCCAACCGATGTTCCTCTATTACCTGGAGCCACAGGGCAGGCCGAGAAAACAACGAGTCAGGTGATGACAGATAAGCTGTCGAATGCGGTAGGTACAGAATACGTCATCGGGGCGGAAGATGTGTTGGATATTACAGTCTGGCGGAATGTCGATTTATCGCGGCAAGTACAAGTGCGCCCGGATGGACGGATTTCAATGCCAATTATTCGTGATGTCGTGGCGGTAGGAAAAACTCCAACAAAATTGGCTGAGGAAATGACGAACAAGCTGAAGGAGTACGTCCAAAATCCGGTTGTTGCGGTGACGTTGAAGGAAGTCAATAGCTCCAATATTTTTCTTCTGGGCGAAATTGCCCATCCTGGGAAGTATCCGCTCAAGAGCAAGACGACGCTCTTGCAGGGAATTACGATGGCAGGGGGGTTTAAGGAAACCGCAGCGAGAAATCAGATCGTCATTTTTCGGTTTACTGAAACGGCTCCAGGTATGAAGCGATTTACGGCGAGCTACGATGATATTGTGCTCCGTAGTGGGATTAGCGACAATTTTGAACTGAAGCCTGGCGATACCCTTGTTGTTCCCAGTGAGTCGATGGTGGTGTTCCCTGGTCGATAA
- a CDS encoding ABC transporter permease, protein MTSMESNVQVNAGLSLPRRKLIIEKRSGLLDIDWSALWEYRELGYILIWRDVTVRYKQTAIGVAWVILQPLITMLIFTAIFGMLAKVPSDGVWYPVFSLTALLPWTYFSQAVTRAGESVVTNAKIVSKIYFPRLWLPLAMVVSPLIDFALSMVLLFGLLLYAGIPLSWKVVTLPAFILLAMLTALGLSLFTSAMNAKYRDVGHAIPFVIQIWMYLSPIVYPVSLVPEQWRWLYGLNPMAGVIEGFRWALLGRTAPDPVVMAESVIVLLLVVLSGLVYFRKMERQFADII, encoded by the coding sequence GTGACAAGTATGGAGAGTAATGTACAAGTGAACGCAGGGCTGAGCCTTCCCAGACGGAAGTTAATCATAGAGAAGCGAAGCGGACTGTTGGATATCGACTGGTCTGCTCTCTGGGAGTACCGCGAGTTAGGGTACATCCTGATCTGGCGAGACGTCACGGTCCGCTACAAGCAAACGGCGATCGGTGTGGCTTGGGTTATTCTACAACCATTGATCACCATGCTGATATTTACGGCCATATTCGGTATGCTGGCAAAGGTGCCTTCCGATGGAGTCTGGTATCCTGTCTTTTCGCTCACGGCTTTGCTTCCATGGACCTATTTCTCTCAAGCGGTGACTCGTGCGGGCGAAAGCGTCGTTACCAATGCGAAGATAGTCAGCAAGATTTATTTCCCCCGATTATGGCTTCCTCTTGCCATGGTCGTCTCGCCACTGATTGACTTTGCGTTGTCCATGGTCCTGTTGTTCGGACTGCTCCTCTATGCAGGCATTCCCCTCAGCTGGAAGGTAGTCACACTCCCGGCATTCATACTGCTTGCGATGCTCACAGCTCTAGGCCTCAGCCTGTTCACTTCTGCCATGAATGCCAAGTACCGGGACGTGGGTCACGCGATTCCCTTTGTCATTCAAATATGGATGTATCTCTCACCGATTGTGTACCCGGTCAGTCTCGTGCCAGAGCAATGGAGATGGCTCTATGGCCTCAATCCCATGGCTGGAGTCATTGAAGGCTTTCGCTGGGCCTTGCTGGGACGGACCGCTCCAGATCCAGTCGTAATGGCGGAAAGTGTTATCGTGCTCTTGCTCGTAGTGCTATCTGGCTTAGTCTATTTCAGAAAGATGGAGCGACAGTTTGCGGATATCATCTGA
- a CDS encoding DUF4910 domain-containing protein: MEADHSLLNLIKELYPICRSITGEGVRETLRIIQKRIPLEKYEVPSGTKVFDWTVPLEWNVSDAYVMDRAGKRVIDFQSHNLHLMSYSAPVRRRMSLEELRPHLFSLPAHPEWIPYRTSYYKENWGFCIRHADFEQLSDEEYEVVIDSTLQAGSLTYGESYLPGEVSDEVLVSCHVCHPSLCNDNLSGISVAVRLAETMAARSRRYSYRFLFIPGTIGSITWLAQNEQVVPRIRHGLVITGVGDAGSVTYKKSRQDNAEIDRAMAHVLRHSGEAHTIIDFFPYGYDERQYCSPGFNLPVGCFMRTPHGQYSEYHSSADDMDLIRSESLAQSYVHCLEVFELLEGNRVYLNQSPKCEPQLGRRGLYRAVAGQQENQSRELALLWVLNMSDGRHALLDIADRADLPFGQIQSAAEALVEAGLLKEHRRPENA, encoded by the coding sequence GTGGAAGCCGATCACTCTCTACTCAACTTGATAAAGGAACTCTACCCAATTTGCCGGAGTATTACTGGTGAAGGAGTTCGGGAGACTCTTCGGATAATCCAAAAACGTATTCCACTTGAGAAATATGAAGTTCCTAGCGGAACAAAGGTATTTGATTGGACGGTTCCTTTAGAGTGGAACGTGTCCGATGCCTACGTGATGGATCGAGCGGGGAAACGAGTTATCGATTTTCAATCGCATAATTTACACCTGATGAGTTACAGCGCGCCGGTTCGAAGAAGGATGAGTCTCGAAGAGTTGCGGCCGCATCTTTTTAGTTTGCCAGCTCATCCGGAATGGATCCCATATCGAACGTCCTATTACAAAGAGAACTGGGGCTTTTGCATTCGGCACGCTGATTTTGAGCAGCTTTCTGATGAGGAGTATGAGGTCGTTATTGACTCGACGCTTCAGGCTGGTTCGCTGACGTATGGCGAGTCTTATTTGCCGGGTGAAGTGTCTGACGAAGTTCTTGTGTCATGCCACGTCTGCCATCCGTCTCTGTGCAACGATAACCTTTCTGGTATCAGCGTGGCTGTGAGGCTAGCCGAAACCATGGCTGCTCGCTCAAGGAGGTATTCATATCGCTTTCTCTTTATCCCAGGGACCATTGGATCAATTACATGGCTGGCTCAGAATGAACAGGTAGTGCCCCGCATTCGGCATGGGCTTGTTATCACTGGGGTGGGTGATGCGGGAAGTGTTACCTATAAGAAGAGCCGTCAAGATAATGCGGAGATCGACAGAGCGATGGCGCATGTACTAAGACATTCTGGGGAAGCTCATACTATTATTGACTTTTTCCCGTACGGCTATGATGAGCGACAGTATTGCTCTCCAGGCTTTAACCTACCGGTCGGATGTTTTATGAGGACGCCACACGGCCAATATTCGGAGTATCACTCGTCTGCGGATGATATGGATTTAATACGATCGGAATCCCTTGCTCAGTCCTATGTACATTGCCTAGAGGTCTTCGAGTTGCTGGAAGGGAATCGCGTGTATCTGAATCAGAGCCCGAAATGTGAACCGCAATTGGGACGGCGGGGGCTATATCGTGCCGTTGCGGGGCAGCAAGAAAACCAGTCCAGAGAGCTCGCGCTTCTCTGGGTATTGAATATGTCCGATGGACGGCACGCACTGCTCGATATTGCAGATCGGGCAGATCTTCCATTCGGCCAGATTCAGTCCGCGGCTGAAGCATTGGTAGAGGCTGGACTCTTGAAGGAGCATCGGAGGCCGGAAAACGCCTAA